One segment of Saprospiraceae bacterium DNA contains the following:
- a CDS encoding TIGR03364 family FAD-dependent oxidoreductase, producing the protein MNDNKFDVAVVGAGIVGLAVAYAAAKKGQKVVVFERNPRAVGASVRNFGLLWPVGQPVGRLLERALRSREIWLEVARASGIWLKQNGSLHLAYHDDEMAVLRDFERDSAGAGYQTQLLAPHEVATYSPAVREKGLKGAMWSATECTVTSRQAIPQIAAFLEKELGVEFHFGSAVTHVESHILSDFYEHWQAERIFICSGAEFETLYPKIFRESGITKCKLQMLRTSSQPSDWDLGASLCAGLTLLHYSSFAHLESLAPVRERYDLETPDFSRYGIHVLVSQNSFGEIILGDSHEYGWDVSPFDSEAINALILEYLHTFALFPAPTIAETWHGIYPKLPGHTDFVVEAEPGVWIVNGLSGAGMTMSFGLAEEVV; encoded by the coding sequence ATGAACGACAACAAATTTGATGTGGCCGTCGTAGGCGCTGGCATCGTGGGTTTGGCAGTCGCTTACGCTGCCGCCAAAAAGGGGCAGAAAGTGGTCGTGTTCGAGCGCAACCCGCGCGCGGTGGGTGCCTCGGTGCGCAATTTTGGCTTGCTGTGGCCGGTTGGTCAGCCAGTGGGTCGGTTGCTTGAGCGTGCGCTGCGCAGCCGCGAGATTTGGCTGGAAGTGGCGCGGGCCAGCGGTATTTGGCTCAAACAAAACGGCTCGCTCCATCTGGCTTATCACGACGACGAAATGGCCGTGCTGCGCGATTTCGAGCGTGACTCCGCTGGGGCGGGCTATCAAACCCAATTGCTTGCGCCGCACGAGGTGGCGACTTATTCGCCTGCCGTGAGGGAAAAGGGACTGAAAGGGGCAATGTGGAGCGCGACGGAGTGTACCGTCACCTCCCGACAAGCTATTCCGCAGATTGCCGCGTTTTTGGAAAAAGAGCTTGGTGTGGAGTTTCACTTTGGCTCTGCGGTGACGCATGTGGAGTCGCACATACTGTCCGATTTTTACGAACACTGGCAGGCCGAGCGCATCTTCATTTGCTCTGGTGCGGAGTTTGAGACTTTGTATCCCAAAATTTTCCGCGAGAGCGGCATCACCAAATGCAAGTTGCAAATGCTACGTACTTCTTCGCAACCCTCCGATTGGGACTTGGGGGCATCGCTCTGCGCCGGGCTGACGCTGCTGCATTATTCCTCTTTTGCGCATCTGGAAAGCCTCGCCCCTGTGCGTGAGCGCTACGACCTCGAAACCCCCGACTTTTCGAGGTATGGCATCCATGTGCTGGTGTCGCAAAATTCTTTTGGCGAAATCATACTCGGCGACAGCCACGAATATGGCTGGGATGTGTCGCCTTTCGATAGCGAGGCCATCAATGCGCTGATTCTGGAGTATTTGCACACTTTCGCGCTATTTCCCGCCCCCACGATTGCGGAGACTTGGCATGGCATTTATCCCAAACTGCCGGGGCACACCGATTTTGTGGTGGAGGCTGAGCCGGGGGTCTGGATTGTCAATGGTCTGAGTGGCGCGGGCATGACGATGAGCTTTGGGCTGGCAGAGGAGGTGGTGTAG
- a CDS encoding SusD/RagB family nutrient-binding outer membrane lipoprotein, with protein sequence MKHIFLKSLAIVGLIALSSGCTKDFDEINTNPNSPTVVNNGLLLPQIQRDMMNALLGETWGIGNIVIQHTAKNQFVNEDRYLWGELNSIWNNVYDNMRDVKIMLQQSEANGENNYKAVALIMKSWMFSLATDAYGDVPYSEAINAKEGQNYPKYDEQEQIYNGILADLKTASDLLGTSSESVAGDVIFKGNLDKWKKLANSLRIRALMRISRKRDVSADLRSIVDNPAQYPLFGGVADNAVYTYSASSPDQFPLHTTRIGSFNEFRASKTLLDTLKALNDPRMPIFFRPTPDTETDPIPEFVGLPNGLNDVDALQYNGGPQFQSRIGTLYFEQAISTSGLSIAKGVVMTYAELQFLLAEAAEKGLITGDAKTFYEQGVKGSFNFYGLDVPAGYFDLPEVAYTGSQQEKLSKIGFQKWVSLFFQGMEAWFDWRRTGIPALKPGPSNQNNNMIPVRFRYPIIEQSLNEASYKAAVQRQGPDDLNSKMWHLK encoded by the coding sequence ATGAAACATATTTTTCTAAAATCATTGGCAATCGTCGGTCTTATCGCGCTTTCGTCGGGCTGCACCAAAGATTTTGACGAAATCAACACCAACCCCAACTCGCCCACAGTGGTAAACAACGGCTTGCTGCTCCCACAAATCCAGCGCGACATGATGAACGCGCTGCTCGGCGAGACCTGGGGCATCGGCAACATCGTGATTCAACACACGGCCAAAAACCAATTCGTGAACGAAGACCGCTACCTCTGGGGCGAACTGAACAGCATCTGGAACAACGTGTACGACAATATGCGCGACGTGAAAATCATGCTCCAGCAGAGCGAGGCCAACGGCGAAAACAACTACAAAGCCGTTGCCCTCATCATGAAGTCCTGGATGTTCTCGCTCGCCACCGATGCCTACGGCGATGTGCCTTATTCGGAGGCCATCAACGCCAAAGAAGGTCAGAACTACCCGAAATACGACGAGCAGGAGCAGATTTACAACGGTATTTTGGCCGACTTGAAAACGGCCAGCGACCTGCTCGGCACCTCCAGCGAGTCTGTGGCTGGCGACGTGATTTTCAAAGGCAACCTCGACAAGTGGAAAAAACTCGCCAACTCGCTGCGCATCCGTGCACTCATGCGCATCTCACGCAAGCGCGACGTAAGCGCCGACCTCCGCTCCATCGTGGACAACCCGGCGCAATACCCCCTTTTCGGAGGCGTGGCGGACAATGCCGTTTACACCTACTCGGCCTCTTCGCCCGACCAATTCCCCCTGCACACCACCCGTATCGGTTCGTTCAACGAGTTCCGCGCCAGCAAAACCCTGCTCGACACGCTCAAAGCACTCAACGACCCGCGTATGCCCATCTTCTTCCGCCCGACACCCGACACGGAGACCGACCCGATTCCAGAATTCGTCGGCCTCCCCAACGGACTCAACGACGTGGATGCGCTTCAGTACAACGGCGGCCCACAGTTCCAGTCGCGCATAGGCACCCTCTATTTCGAGCAAGCCATCTCCACATCAGGCCTTTCCATCGCCAAAGGCGTGGTGATGACCTACGCGGAGTTGCAGTTCCTGCTCGCCGAAGCAGCAGAGAAAGGGCTGATTACAGGCGATGCCAAGACCTTCTACGAGCAAGGCGTGAAAGGCTCCTTCAATTTTTACGGACTTGATGTACCAGCTGGCTATTTCGACCTCCCAGAAGTGGCCTACACAGGCTCGCAGCAGGAAAAACTCTCAAAAATCGGCTTCCAGAAATGGGTGTCGCTCTTTTTTCAAGGCATGGAAGCGTGGTTCGACTGGCGCCGCACCGGCATCCCCGCACTCAAGCCCGGCCCCTCCAATCAGAACAACAACATGATACCCGTGCGATTCCGCTACCCCATTATCGAGCAATCGCTCAACGAGGCCTCCTACAAAGCCGCCGTGCAGCGCCAAGGCCCCGATGATTTGAACTCGAAAATGTGGCACCTGAAATAG
- a CDS encoding DUF481 domain-containing protein, with protein sequence MRILWLVLLLCATGGKRLRGQIVNIEDLRIQTTNDSTRWYGTLRAAFNYTKVQQTVYQWQADSRVQYKRQRHIGLLLLNYNLLKAGNNDFLNSAFAHLRYNYNLTDSWVWEAYGQMQTNRLILIRNRNLVGTGLRKRFLLSADKRSRLYLGASWMWERNEFLEEPRQLSWNRLSTYISVSLRPPDSKIALVATNYWQPVVGLIKNYRFLSDWALVIPIHRKLNFTLNFTFTREIGLPEGAPVETVNWRNGLLLTL encoded by the coding sequence ATGAGAATACTATGGCTTGTCTTGCTGCTGTGCGCGACGGGCGGGAAACGCCTGCGAGGGCAAATCGTGAACATCGAAGATTTGAGAATCCAAACCACCAACGACTCCACGCGCTGGTACGGCACGCTGCGAGCGGCGTTCAACTACACCAAGGTACAACAGACCGTGTATCAGTGGCAGGCGGACTCGCGGGTACAATACAAGCGTCAGCGCCACATCGGCTTGCTGCTGCTCAATTACAACCTGCTGAAAGCGGGCAACAACGATTTCTTGAACAGTGCCTTCGCGCACCTGCGCTACAATTACAACCTGACCGACTCGTGGGTGTGGGAGGCGTATGGCCAGATGCAGACGAACCGGCTGATATTGATTCGCAATCGGAACTTGGTCGGCACGGGTTTGCGCAAACGATTCTTGTTGAGCGCCGACAAGCGCAGTCGCCTTTACCTCGGCGCTTCTTGGATGTGGGAGCGCAACGAATTTCTGGAGGAGCCTCGCCAACTCTCGTGGAACCGACTCAGCACCTACATTTCGGTATCGCTGCGACCGCCCGACAGCAAAATTGCGCTTGTCGCCACTAACTATTGGCAACCAGTGGTCGGACTCATCAAAAACTACCGCTTTTTGTCTGATTGGGCTTTGGTGATACCGATTCACCGGAAACTGAATTTTACGCTCAATTTTACCTTCACAAGAGAAATTGGCTTGCCCGAGGGCGCTCCTGTCGAGACGGTCAACTGGCGCAATGGCCTTTTGCTGACGCTGTAG
- a CDS encoding HAD hydrolase-like protein codes for MNHPPIRLVMFDMAGTTVRDNNEVFHCFVEACRTLGIEAADKRLNALMGVSKLEVFHLLWREQLGDATDAAVIAKKAAHSFEVFRDILENHYRTHPVEPTEGALEAFDWLRERDILIALNTGFYRTVTNIILNKLGWLAGLNADYVGSVGTIINFSVASDEVPQGRPAPFMIQKAMSAFGISDPKQVVKVGDTPVDLEEGRQAGCLLSLAVTNGTHTRAELERLDNDGLLNSLSDLPVFLKKHGQMVLT; via the coding sequence ATGAACCATCCCCCTATCCGCCTCGTCATGTTCGATATGGCTGGCACCACCGTCCGCGACAACAACGAAGTGTTCCACTGCTTTGTCGAGGCCTGCCGGACACTGGGCATAGAGGCCGCCGACAAACGGCTCAACGCACTGATGGGCGTGTCGAAACTCGAAGTGTTCCACTTGCTTTGGCGCGAGCAATTAGGCGACGCAACAGATGCCGCCGTCATCGCAAAAAAAGCTGCGCACTCGTTCGAGGTGTTCCGCGATATTTTGGAAAACCACTACCGCACACACCCCGTAGAGCCGACCGAAGGCGCGTTGGAAGCATTCGATTGGCTGCGCGAGCGCGACATCTTAATCGCGCTCAACACGGGCTTCTATCGCACCGTGACGAACATCATACTTAACAAACTGGGTTGGCTGGCAGGGTTGAATGCCGACTATGTGGGGAGCGTTGGCACCATCATCAATTTCTCGGTCGCGAGCGATGAGGTGCCGCAAGGCCGCCCCGCCCCTTTCATGATTCAAAAAGCAATGTCCGCGTTCGGCATAAGCGACCCAAAGCAAGTGGTCAAAGTAGGCGACACCCCTGTTGATTTGGAGGAAGGCCGTCAGGCAGGCTGCCTGCTTTCGCTGGCAGTGACGAACGGCACGCACACCCGGGCGGAATTGGAACGGCTGGACAACGACGGCTTGCTCAACTCCCTTTCCGATTTGCCCGTTTTTTTGAAAAAACATGGGCAGATGGTTTTGACCTGA
- a CDS encoding Crp/Fnr family transcriptional regulator produces MDAPTLLSTLQRFPLLSSLSQADLQRLAQMGELKTTPKHSFIYLADEPSDYICMLTNGAVKIGIFSPDGREIIKSIQHPYTVFGELGLTGEQQRAEFASSMNQDVTYFRVKVDDFRHLMQQHFHLSQSVMLFIGERLRKAERQWESLILKDVRTRIVEFLKESAGERGRQVGFETLLKHGLTQQDIANLVGASRQTVTAILNELRKSNLIHFNRNSILIRDLDKLN; encoded by the coding sequence ATGGACGCACCAACCTTGCTCAGCACATTACAGCGTTTTCCGTTGCTCTCGTCGCTCTCGCAGGCCGACTTGCAACGGCTTGCGCAAATGGGCGAACTGAAAACCACTCCGAAACATTCTTTCATCTACTTGGCCGACGAGCCGAGCGACTACATCTGTATGCTTACCAATGGCGCGGTGAAAATCGGGATTTTTTCACCTGATGGCCGCGAAATCATCAAAAGTATTCAACATCCCTACACTGTGTTTGGCGAGTTGGGTCTCACTGGCGAGCAACAGCGTGCAGAGTTTGCCTCCAGCATGAACCAAGATGTCACTTATTTCCGGGTGAAAGTAGATGATTTCAGACATTTGATGCAGCAACATTTCCATTTGTCGCAATCCGTGATGCTTTTTATCGGCGAACGGCTCCGCAAAGCCGAACGCCAGTGGGAATCGCTCATCCTCAAGGACGTGCGCACGCGCATCGTGGAGTTCTTGAAAGAAAGCGCCGGGGAAAGAGGCCGCCAAGTGGGTTTTGAAACGCTGCTGAAACACGGCCTCACTCAACAGGACATCGCCAACCTCGTCGGCGCAAGTCGCCAAACCGTGACGGCGATTCTCAACGAACTGCGCAAGTCGAACCTGATTCACTTCAACCGCAACTCTATTTTGATTCGGGACTTGGACAAGTTGAACTGA
- a CDS encoding SusC/RagA family TonB-linked outer membrane protein, whose translation MKAFFQTFKGVFYALVALLLSLASANAQRLSGTVKDAQTNETLPGATIAVQGQSRGTVSDADGNFALDAAPGEVLVVTLVGYAAQTVTVGTSPILNISLTQDTKLQEVIVTALGISREKKSLGYAAQEVKGEDLTKARETNIVNSLAGKVAGVTIVGNPSGIGSSSRITIRGERSLNINRNQPLFVVDGVPITNDFRGSSGSSFQEADYGNGAGFVNPDDVESITVLKGASAAALYGSRANNGVILITTKTGKNTKGIGVSVNSTVSFENVLRLPDYQNVYGQGLGGFFEFRDGNGGGIADGVDESWGPRYEGQLIKQFDSPTSNGFRGGDVGNLFTSIGPVDLDKQLAARGEIIPTPWVARPNNVRDFFETGVTQTHNVALTGSNPNGDFRLSYTWLDQVGTVPNTDLKRNTLSFAGGYNLSSKLRVRTAINYLNNKSDNRPNLSYGTENIMYLFNCWLGRQVDLAAMRDYWMAGRTGLNQFGYNYNYHDNPYFNLYENTNSQDINRVYGNVSLTYDLTDELSVMLRSGADVSNEFRARRRAYSTQRFQRGSYREERLGLSEINTDFLISYKKPLGQRFDLNLGFGGNAMRQVGRFSDVIAPELAVPGIYALSNSRVALQNLTNTPFSEKRINSLYATGQLGFNNYLYLDLSARNDWSSTLPSNSRSYLYYAANLSAVVSDMLNLNPSGALSFAKVRFGVAQVGNDTDPYQLATIFNAQQPVLGSPSYSESSVLVNANLKPEISTSIETGFDVRFFRNRLGLDFTYYNTQSKNQILPIPLSNTTGYSARIINAGLIENQGVEVTLNITPIRSRHFSWDVAFNFSRNRSKVKDLFTDPVSGQEVTNYVLASRYVTVEARVGEQMGSMYGIGFARVSSDPNDKYYDPTGQYVGQIVYNAQGKPIETPSRILLGNYNPDWLGGIGNTFTFKGVSLGVLFDIRRGGEVYSHTQTVGREGGQIIETLEGRANGYDISLPGNGVIGQGVVQNGDGSFKPNETKLSAREWHTSYTLGRRLIEGMIYDASFTKLREVRLGYTLPNRLFGNSSLRDLSISLVGRNLALWTKVPHIDPETSSTAGGTVIPGVESVALPSTRSWGVNVGFRF comes from the coding sequence ATGAAGGCTTTTTTCCAAACCTTCAAGGGTGTGTTCTATGCCCTTGTAGCACTTCTCTTGTCCTTAGCAAGTGCCAATGCTCAGCGTCTGAGCGGCACTGTGAAGGATGCCCAGACCAACGAAACTTTGCCCGGTGCCACCATCGCGGTGCAAGGGCAATCGCGCGGCACCGTATCTGATGCCGATGGCAATTTTGCCTTGGATGCCGCACCCGGCGAAGTGCTTGTCGTGACATTGGTCGGCTATGCCGCTCAAACCGTCACCGTCGGCACATCGCCCATCCTGAACATTTCGCTCACGCAAGACACCAAGTTGCAAGAAGTCATTGTGACGGCGCTTGGCATCAGCCGCGAGAAAAAATCGTTGGGCTATGCCGCTCAGGAAGTAAAAGGCGAAGATTTGACCAAGGCCCGCGAGACGAACATCGTCAATTCGCTGGCTGGCAAGGTGGCTGGCGTCACCATCGTGGGCAACCCATCGGGCATCGGCTCTTCTTCCCGCATCACCATACGCGGCGAGCGCTCGCTCAACATCAACCGCAACCAGCCGCTTTTCGTGGTGGATGGCGTGCCCATCACCAATGATTTTCGCGGCTCATCCGGTAGCAGCTTCCAAGAAGCGGACTACGGCAACGGCGCGGGTTTCGTCAACCCCGACGACGTGGAATCCATCACCGTGCTGAAAGGCGCCAGCGCCGCCGCGCTCTACGGTTCGCGTGCCAACAACGGCGTGATTTTGATAACGACCAAGACCGGGAAAAACACAAAAGGCATCGGCGTGTCTGTCAACTCGACCGTTTCATTTGAAAATGTGCTGCGCTTGCCCGACTATCAAAACGTGTATGGTCAGGGGCTTGGCGGCTTTTTTGAGTTCAGGGATGGCAACGGAGGCGGCATCGCCGACGGCGTGGACGAGAGCTGGGGCCCCCGGTACGAAGGGCAGCTCATCAAACAGTTTGACTCCCCCACCTCCAACGGCTTCCGTGGCGGCGACGTGGGCAACCTGTTCACCTCCATCGGCCCGGTTGACCTCGACAAACAATTGGCCGCTCGCGGCGAGATTATCCCCACCCCATGGGTGGCTCGCCCCAACAACGTGAGAGATTTCTTTGAAACCGGCGTGACGCAAACGCACAACGTGGCGCTCACCGGCAGCAACCCCAACGGCGACTTCCGCCTTTCCTACACTTGGCTCGACCAAGTGGGCACCGTGCCAAACACAGACTTGAAGCGCAACACGCTTTCATTCGCCGGCGGCTACAACCTTAGCTCCAAACTGCGCGTGCGCACCGCCATCAACTACCTCAACAACAAAAGCGACAACCGCCCCAACCTGAGCTACGGCACCGAGAACATCATGTACCTCTTCAACTGCTGGCTCGGCCGCCAGGTTGATTTGGCTGCCATGCGCGACTACTGGATGGCTGGCCGCACCGGGCTGAACCAGTTTGGATACAACTACAACTACCACGACAACCCCTATTTCAATCTGTACGAAAACACTAACAGCCAAGACATCAACCGGGTATATGGCAACGTGTCGCTGACCTACGACCTGACCGACGAGCTGAGCGTCATGCTGCGTAGCGGCGCAGACGTGAGCAACGAGTTTCGCGCCCGCCGCCGTGCCTACAGCACACAGCGCTTCCAGCGCGGCAGCTATCGTGAAGAACGCTTGGGGCTGTCCGAGATTAACACGGACTTCCTCATCAGCTACAAAAAGCCCCTAGGCCAGCGCTTCGACCTCAACCTCGGCTTCGGCGGCAACGCCATGCGTCAAGTGGGTCGTTTCTCCGATGTCATCGCCCCAGAACTTGCCGTACCCGGCATTTATGCCCTCAGCAACTCCCGCGTGGCATTGCAAAACCTCACGAACACGCCCTTTTCGGAAAAGCGCATCAACTCGCTCTACGCCACCGGTCAGTTGGGCTTCAACAACTACCTTTATCTAGACCTCTCCGCCCGCAACGACTGGTCGAGCACCCTGCCCAGCAATTCGCGCAGCTACCTCTACTACGCCGCCAACCTGAGCGCCGTGGTGAGCGACATGCTCAACCTCAACCCAAGCGGCGCCCTCTCCTTTGCAAAAGTTCGCTTTGGCGTGGCGCAAGTGGGCAACGACACCGACCCCTACCAGTTGGCTACCATTTTCAACGCGCAGCAACCCGTGTTGGGCAGCCCCTCTTACAGCGAGTCGAGCGTGTTGGTGAACGCCAACCTGAAGCCTGAAATCAGTACTTCCATCGAAACAGGTTTCGACGTGCGTTTCTTCCGCAACCGCCTCGGCCTCGATTTCACTTACTACAACACCCAGAGCAAGAACCAGATTCTCCCGATTCCGCTCTCCAACACCACAGGCTACAGCGCCCGTATCATCAACGCAGGCTTGATTGAAAACCAAGGCGTGGAAGTAACCCTCAACATCACGCCCATCCGCAGCCGCCATTTCTCTTGGGATGTCGCGTTCAACTTCTCCCGCAACCGCAGCAAAGTCAAAGACCTTTTCACCGACCCCGTGTCGGGTCAAGAAGTGACCAACTACGTCCTAGCCTCGCGCTATGTGACCGTGGAAGCTCGTGTGGGCGAGCAAATGGGCAGCATGTACGGCATCGGTTTTGCCCGCGTGAGCAGCGACCCTAACGACAAATACTACGACCCCACCGGGCAGTACGTCGGCCAAATCGTCTACAATGCACAAGGCAAACCCATCGAAACACCCAGCCGTATCTTGCTCGGCAACTACAATCCCGACTGGCTCGGCGGCATCGGCAACACCTTCACATTCAAAGGTGTGTCGCTCGGTGTCTTGTTCGACATTCGCAGAGGTGGCGAAGTGTACTCGCACACCCAGACTGTAGGCCGCGAAGGCGGGCAAATCATCGAGACCCTCGAAGGTCGAGCCAACGGCTACGACATCAGCCTCCCCGGAAACGGCGTCATCGGACAAGGCGTGGTGCAAAACGGCGATGGTTCGTTCAAGCCCAACGAAACCAAACTCAGCGCCCGCGAATGGCACACCTCCTACACGCTCGGTCGCCGACTGATTGAAGGCATGATTTACGATGCCTCCTTCACCAAACTCCGCGAAGTACGCCTCGGATACACCTTGCCCAACAGACTGTTCGGCAATTCCTCCCTGCGCGACCTCAGCATCAGCCTCGTGGGCCGCAACCTCGCCCTCTGGACCAAAGTGCCGCACATTGACCCGGAGACCTCCTCCACCGCAGGCGGCACGGTCATCCCCGGCGTGGAATCGGTGGCCCTGCCCTCCACCCGGAGCTGGGGCGTGAACGTCGGATTCCGGTTTTAA
- a CDS encoding alkaline phosphatase family protein: MVFCDGAYSLENIVDRYLKIGQRGRGGTNLIATQPFNHHHTMHTKSFKILNLSLLVSIMVGCATQPSAHKDLGIRHVVVIGVDGLSPDGIRKAATPVLDRLMAEGAYTLQARCVTPSSSSSNWASMVMGADVEQHGVHSNDYERDNFILPPVVKGKEDIFPTIFSEIDGQMPQATIGAIYHWGGFGRLFEKSAVDYDTAAPDENTAAQLAAAFIRQEKPTFCFVHLDHVDHAGHESGHGSPAYYASVSKADSLIGQIIAAIEAAGIADRTLVIVSSDHGGIGLGHGGLTMAEMEIPFLLWGHGIKKGYRIPTPVYQYDNAATVAFALGLERPYAWIGRPVQCAFEGFAEPPLNYPVLTFLEKPILLPKAIHNQRAGGLFFSDTTIHMENPNTTNDTELRYTLDGSLPTASSPRYTAPIPTKQNTVVRSGVFRQGKLESEVAEAHYRFVPAGKKPPVRYTCYLVDGLKQLPDFRSLRPVASGRIYEITSDEVPLPRPQQIAVAYECKIRIKESGRYTFFTRSDDGSKLYLDGKLVVDNDGDHGVQEKSGKIELPPGDHSIRVEWFNGGGGGWLDVCYQGPGIAKQVVPVELLF, from the coding sequence ATGGTTTTCTGTGATGGGGCATACTCACTTGAAAATATCGTTGACCGTTATCTCAAAATCGGGCAACGCGGGCGCGGCGGAACAAACCTCATCGCCACTCAACCTTTCAACCACCACCACACCATGCACACCAAGTCATTCAAAATACTCAACCTGTCCTTATTGGTCTCCATCATGGTCGGATGCGCCACACAGCCGTCAGCCCACAAAGACCTCGGCATACGCCACGTCGTCGTCATTGGGGTGGATGGCCTCAGCCCCGACGGCATTAGGAAAGCCGCCACACCCGTGCTCGACCGCTTGATGGCCGAGGGCGCCTACACCCTGCAAGCGCGTTGCGTCACCCCCAGCAGTTCCAGCTCCAACTGGGCCTCCATGGTCATGGGGGCAGATGTGGAGCAACACGGTGTGCACAGCAACGACTATGAGCGCGACAACTTCATCCTACCCCCTGTGGTGAAAGGCAAGGAGGACATCTTCCCCACCATTTTCAGCGAGATAGATGGCCAAATGCCCCAAGCCACCATCGGCGCCATTTACCATTGGGGAGGCTTTGGGCGATTGTTCGAAAAATCCGCAGTGGACTACGACACCGCCGCGCCCGACGAAAACACCGCCGCGCAATTGGCCGCCGCGTTCATTCGGCAAGAAAAACCCACGTTCTGTTTTGTGCACCTTGACCATGTGGACCACGCTGGCCACGAATCGGGACACGGCAGCCCTGCTTACTACGCCTCTGTCAGCAAAGCGGACTCGCTCATCGGGCAAATCATCGCCGCCATAGAAGCCGCTGGCATCGCCGACCGAACGCTGGTCATCGTCTCTTCTGACCACGGCGGCATCGGGCTGGGGCATGGCGGCCTCACGATGGCCGAGATGGAAATTCCGTTCCTACTGTGGGGGCACGGCATCAAAAAAGGGTATCGGATTCCCACCCCCGTCTATCAATACGACAACGCAGCCACAGTAGCCTTTGCGCTCGGTTTGGAGCGCCCTTACGCCTGGATAGGTCGCCCCGTGCAATGCGCCTTCGAGGGATTCGCCGAGCCACCCCTCAACTACCCGGTACTGACCTTTTTGGAAAAACCAATTTTGCTGCCCAAAGCCATCCACAACCAACGGGCAGGCGGCCTCTTTTTCAGCGACACCACCATTCACATGGAAAATCCCAACACGACAAACGACACCGAACTGCGCTACACCCTCGACGGCTCACTCCCCACCGCCTCATCGCCTCGCTACACCGCCCCCATCCCAACAAAGCAAAACACGGTGGTGCGCAGCGGCGTATTTCGCCAAGGAAAACTGGAAAGCGAAGTGGCCGAGGCGCATTACCGATTCGTGCCAGCGGGTAAAAAGCCGCCAGTTCGATACACCTGCTATTTGGTGGATGGCCTCAAACAACTGCCCGATTTTCGCAGCCTCCGCCCCGTGGCTTCGGGGCGCATTTATGAAATCACCTCCGACGAGGTGCCGCTGCCACGCCCGCAACAGATAGCGGTGGCGTACGAGTGCAAGATTCGCATCAAGGAATCAGGCCGCTACACTTTTTTCACCCGTTCCGACGACGGCAGCAAACTTTACCTCGACGGCAAATTGGTGGTGGACAACGACGGCGACCACGGCGTGCAGGAAAAGTCCGGGAAAATAGAATTACCGCCGGGCGACCATTCTATCCGGGTCGAATGGTTCAACGGCGGTGGCGGCGGATGGCTCGATGTCTGTTATCAAGGGCCGGGCATTGCAAAGCAAGTGGTTCCGGTGGAGCTCCTATTCTAA